Proteins encoded together in one Hylaeus volcanicus isolate JK05 chromosome 3, UHH_iyHylVolc1.0_haploid, whole genome shotgun sequence window:
- the LOC128874344 gene encoding uncharacterized protein LOC128874344 isoform X1 gives MASDLSSGCTEAIEVLDEKEEGEISLEDVSSSEEGHLNYGYESRLAQCSNCLSTQHNTTWCTAPAKFYHSKGPNRRVEVDLILQDAVQGKENRHQTKESGCIGMKHVASTLQEKNDDLVPISSDSDMEIVGLADNSKQIRIRSSSKTRVKKKKKKKRSHVSMMTLDDLVSSSTVDVALTECASTLKHDTTKATSLRSHHREMSPARRTRSRAEPRSPSRRHKFVVKPHSPFKRSKSPVVHARSPTIRRSPRRLKSPKRSPYRSPGKTISRKPSHLELTSSSHNYIDTHKQLLKKVRHLDSVGIHSLEETLNKNKEHASSLKEKLTNMMKGVCDNNSNTTNLSKIKSDADDEEDLALLRQKALETKQQKSSKQNEQQKSEAAKKVIANIDDDQDEEDLELRMIALRSAVLKKHQNRVQKGIKSGKYKKSNISRSESPFTQSFLDSIPIPGEEFLHFTSPPHTPPPMSENNQTEDMDLDTDVEREKEKLPYSPTDKITVDIPMDTELLGIQPSDVSFISVNEANSSPDFRGSTTPNQDDRKSYQGKIIENRSYLPNVAYYTSPQNATTNTSLQYSPTDPPETVKSDYIKVHHSYIDVHKSNTSPLADNNASQEIPYSPTDTPVYDPDLSQMLPQTVCSFATSNSSVYMESTYSSSAHENNEHCNHKTSQETTKQINNANQDEHLDKLETLSTDSIVSSAASCFRKSSLSSSVAIDSLPEIDANTNSLTESIKNVKHMEYIPNNTTDSTKEIISEPLYMKGVPDVTKDINKIPTLINRTLVPVSILKTNKQLQQPLPMKKSTAQEPTFKSAEMQPVVINEEIVPKANTSFKPIKLISLPQKSNSVLTIPTAFHDSLHEESANEILTNTDTSQVQSNTNVTQIQNNGVITAETSDKSRDITNVTQKKKKSTKKGVKRKSIDSVQSTNEHGSTGTNSDNINILDKQVNKTSEPEKIETCKNNKRQQNVKDNTLDQKSQIPSETNVNETNTKDNTPFNDTVEQDKNTYSRRQSLDEDEEALRAILLASLPKRTKSINQKRSDSVAITTVSNALANCNKVFANETVSNDTSSKINTTETNGTFSSNQHAGSYGFEDNRNQTSSRGKTINTNIQGNVPAENIKALATATSGKKRLLPMSKGPQKKIIKRTPIPASTKVVNNAKKYQNAMVQKKLNLQKVKSLTKVKSNDNKWSTNTKISLSDTQRIVINLESDTESDSESEQHAKKIVSSVKSLKVDKHPPSINSTIEFEKNLDQFLRAVRKKQESLAAARPTSTVSQTSKKDVVLTTKSDNLSNLHTPLAVRHLPASQQEEYRRLKQQIMEREKSKLNRTVENNVLTKNKNVEISTKLASPNSPNKELHSKINQTISVKGQDVNTQLNKENCSKNVDSVKNANINIQSSTNNVHNVDKQGNASSNQTKAMSRLMTNLNVCRSNENHLNIGNKIVGNPLQSSTTSHKVLDSSAKENPIKNKITPTLKVLSIAEVNRKYVQIQVNNDTNERVVKIHDKVTLNNKTVLNQNENISGSKNNIKKNPCNHDELVQSVEKEINTDDTQCSNNEVDSDASTIILTRNNESADSKGSPETSESTIRLSQYGEDSQSSTISIGESKDETYISLFKSNLLSSDKRSIEESWEAIKRDVKTELSTLINLSRTEQEQHLMDTEQKLVLKRYTILDELAEMSGNLRQWYMERDLQTNLVAEVKKLREQLRLAEERLQHQRNRINNIGPKVVAGHGKISAGRQECFKLATICSSLGSRILGKEYKVPEAGAQLLDNRLKEVANHTRQLSRKKVPFIDIPEIHESTKLNEETASIVHTEFTQIEDMSLERSNLDNVVDTNILSPEKYSPRSDEIESDTAVETTMINVEEIREEGTVASSSVGNNVESLPQQSNTEREVSTEQPVPSSPAVTTSSISSSKEIQESDHKESSEDTMVRPKSTLESCDQKRNSTKSEGEHRTKKTLLPYESILTHFKVPRNTNPNGVLCPYELMGTCSDGDCQFIHQRDSQAK, from the exons ATGGCTAGCGATTTGTCGAGCGGATGTACAGAAGCAATCGAAGTGTTGGACGAGAAAGAAGAAGGTGAAATATCCTTGGAAGATGTAAGTTCTTCCGAGGAAGGACATTTAAATTACGGATACGAGAGTAGGCTTGCTCAATGTTCCAACTGTTTGTCAACCCAACACAATACAACGTGGTGCACTGCTCCTGCCAAGTTTTATCACTCCAAAGGCCCTAATAGAAGAG TAGAAGTTGACCTTATTCTACAAGATGCAGTCcagggaaaagaaaatcgtcACCAGACCAAAGAATCGGGATGCATTGGAATGAAGCACGTAGCATCTACActtcaagaaaaaaatgatgacCTTGTACCTATCTCAAGCGACAGCGATATGGAAATTGTTGGTCTTGCAGATAACTCTAAACAAATTAGAATACGTTCCTCTTCAAAGACTAGAgtcaagaaaaagaagaaaaagaaaagaagtcATGTATCTATGATGACATTGGATGATTTAGTTTCTTCATCTACTGTAGACGTAGCTCTGACAGAATGTGCCAGTACTTTAAAACATGATACAACAAAAGCTACTTCTTTAAGATCACATCACAGAGAGATGAGTCCTGCTCGTAGAACTAGATCAAGAGCAGAGCCAAGATCACCTTCTAGAAGGCATAAATTTGTAGTGAAACCACATTCTCCTTTCAAAAGATCTAAATCTCCTGTTGTTCACGCTAGATCGCCGACGATAAGAAGGTCTCCAAGAAGACTTAAATCTCCTAAAAGATCACCATACAGATCACCAGGAAAAACGATATCCAGAAAACCTTCGCATCTGGAATTAACGTCGTCGTCtcataattatattgatacacataaacaattacttaaaaaagTAAGACATTTAGATTCAGTAGGAATTCACTCATTAGaggaaactttaaataaaaacaaagagcATGCATCTTCCTTGAAagagaaattaacaaatatgaTGAAAGGAGTCTGTGACAATAATAGCAATACCACaaatttatctaaaataaaatcagaTGCAGATGATGAAGAAGATCTGGCATTACTAAGACAAAAAGCACTTGAAACAAAGCAACAAAAATCAAGTAAACAGAACGAACAGCAAAAGAGTGAAGCTGCAAAAAAAGTAATTGCAAATATAGATGATGATCAAGATGAAGAAGACTTAGAATTAAGAATGATTGCACTTCGTTCTGCAGTATTAAAAAAGCATCAGAATAGAGTTCAAAAGGGTATTAAATCAGGGAAATATAAGAAGTCTAATATATCTCGCAGTGAAAGCCCATTTACTCAAAGCTTTTTGGATAGTATTCCTATTCCTGGAGAagaatttctacattttacaTCTCCACCACATACTCCACCCCCTATGAgtgaaaataatcaaacagAAGATATGGACCTAGATACAGATGTggaaagggagaaagagaaattgcCATATTCTCCAACAGATAAAATTACTGTTGATATACCTATGGATACAGAGTTACTGGGTATTCAACCATCTGATGTGTCTTTCATTAGTGTTAACGAAGCAAATAGTAGTCCCGATTTTCGTGGATCTACAACTCCTAATCAGGATGATCGAAAATCTTATCAGggaaaaatcattgaaaatcgAAGTTATTTACCAAATGTTGCATATTATACATCGCCACAAAATGCAACAACAAATACAAGTCTACAATATTCACCAACAGATCCACCAGAAACTGTTAAGTCAGATTATATAAAAGTACATCATTCTTACATAGATGTTCACAAAAGTAACACATCCCCCTTGGCAGATAACAATGCAAGTCAGGAAATACCTTATTCTCCAACTGATACTCCTGTATATGATCCAGATCTATCACAGATGCTTCCTCAAACTGTTTGTTCATTTGCTACTTCAAATTCTTCTGTGTACATGGAATCAACCTACAGTTCTAGTGcacatgaaaataatgaacattGCAATCATAAGACAAGTCAAGAAACAACAAAACAGATAAACAATGCAAACCAAGATGAACATCTAGATAAACTAGAAACACTCTCTACAGATTCAATTGTTAGTTCTGCTGCAAGTTGCTTTAGGAAATCATCACTTAGTAGCTCAGTAGCAATTGATTCTCTTCCTGAAATAGATGCAAATACAAACTCATTAACTGAgtctattaaaaatgtaaaacatatGGAATACATTCCAAACAATACAACAGACAgcacgaaagaaataatttcggaaCCCCTTTATATGAAAGGGGTACCAGATGTTACCAAAGATATAAATAAGATACCAACTCTAATTAACAGAACACTTGTTCcagtatcaattttaaaaacaaacaaacaattgCAACAACCTTTGCCTATGAAGAAGTCCACAGCACAAGAACCAACATTCAAAAGTGCAGAAATGCAACCAGTTGttattaatgaagaaattgttCCAAAGGCAAATACTTCTTTCAaaccaattaaattaatttcattaccaCAAAAGTCTAATTCTGTTTTAACAATACCCACTGCATTTCATGATTCCTTACATGAAGAGTCTGCTAATGAAATACTTACAAATACAGATACCTCACAAGTACAGAGTAATACGAATGTGACTCAGATACAAAATAATGGAGTTATAACTGCAGAAACTTCGGATAAAAGTCGTGATATTACAAACGTAAcacaaaagaagaagaagtctACAAAGAAAGGAGTGAAGAGAAAAAGTATTGATTCAGTACAGTCTACTAATGAACATGGTTCAACAGGTACAAATAGtgacaatataaatattttagataaacaagtaaataaaacgtCTGAAcctgaaaaaattgaaacatgtaaaaataataaaagacaacaaaatgtaaaagataatACTTTGGATCAAAAGAGTCAAATTCCATCTGAAACGAATGTAAATGAGACAAATACTAAAGATAATACTCCATTTAATGATACTGTAGAACAAGATAAGAATACATACAGTAGAAGACAAAGCTTAGACGAAGATGAAGAAGCATTAAGAGCAATTTTATTAGCTTCCTTACCAAAAAGAACAAAGTCTATCAACCAAAAACGTTCAGATTCAGTTGCAATTACGACTGTATCTAATGCATTGGCAAATTGTAATAAAGTTTTTGCAAATGAAACTGTATCAAATGATACATCATCTAAGATTAACACAACAGAAACTAATGGTACATTTTCGTCCAACCAACATGCAGGTTCATATGGATTTGAAGATAACAGAAATCAGACAAGTTCCAGGGGAAAAACAATTAACACAAATATACAAGGAAATGTACCTGCTGAAAATATTAAGGCATTAGCTACAGCAACTTCTGGGAAAAAAAGATTACTTCCAATGTCTAAGGGTCCACAAAAGAAAATCATAAAAAGAACTCCAATCCCGGCAAGTACTAAAGTTGTAAACaatgcaaaaaaatatcaaaatgcAATGgttcaaaagaaattgaacttACAAAAAGTTAAAAGTCTTACTAAAGTGAAATCTAATGACAACAAGTGGTCTACAAATACAAAGATATCATTGTCTGACACTCAAAGAATTGTAATCAATTTGGAATCAGATACAGAAAGTGATTCTGAATCTGAACAacacgcaaagaaaattgtgtcTTCTGTCAAGTCTCTCAAAGTAGACAAACATCCACCATCAATAAATTCCACAATtgaatttgagaaaaatttaGATCAATTTTTGCGAGCTGtaagaaagaaacaagaatCTCTGGCTGCTGCAAGACCAACATCAACGGTATCACAAACATCAAAGAAAGATGTAGTATTGACAACAAAATCGGATAATTTGTCTAATCTTCATACACCTTTG GCTGTACGCCATTTACCCGCGTCTCAACAAGAAGAATATCGTCgattaaaacaacaaattatggaacgtgaaaaatcgaaattaaatagaactgtcgaaaataatgttttaacaaaaaataaaaacgtagaAATATCTACAAAATTGGCATCACCTAACAGTCCAAATAAAGAGttacattcaaaaataaatcaaactaTTTCTGTAAAAGGTCAGGATGTAAATACACAActtaacaaagaaaattgttcgaaaaatgtagattctgtaaaaaatgcgaatataaacattcaatCGTCTACTAATAATGTACATAATGTTGATAAACAAGGAAATGCAAGTTCAAACCAAACAAAGGCAATGTCAAGATTAATGACAAATCTTAATGTATGTAGATCcaatgaaaatcatttaaatattggaaataaaatagttgGAAATCCTTTGCAGTCAAGTACAACTTCACATAAAGTTCTTGATTCATCTGCAAAGGAAAATccaatcaaaaataaaattacacctACTTTGAAAGTCTTGTCAATTGCTGAAGTAAATCGAAAGTATGTACAAATTCAAGTGAACAATGATACAAACGAACGAGTAGTAAAAATACATGATAAAGTGACcttaaataacaaaacagtacttaatcaaaatgaaaatatttctggaagtaaaaataatattaaaaaaaatccgtGTAATCATGATGAACTTGTACAATCTGTAGAGAAGGAAATTAATACGGATGATACGCAATGTAGTAATAATGAGGTTGATTCAGATGCATCAACTATTATTCTAACAAGAAACAATGAGAGTGCAGATAGTAAAGGAAGCCCTGAAACATCCGAATCAACAATTCGACTTTCGCAATATGGGGAAGATAGTCAATCCTCGACGATTTCAATAGGAGAAAGTAAAGATGAaacttatatttcattattcaaaagtAATCTATTATCAAGTGATAAAAGAAGTATAGAGGAAAGTTGGGAAGCAATTAAAAGAGATGTTAAAACAGAGCTAAGTACTCTTATTAACCTTTCAAGGACCGAACAAGAACAACATTTAATGGATacagaacaaaaattagtTTTGAAACG TTACACGATATTAGATGAATTAGCGGAAATGTCGGGTAATCTTCGCCAGTGGTACATGGAACGAGATCTTCAAACAAACTTGGTTGCAGAGGTGAAAAAGCTCAGGGAACAACTCAGACTTGCTGAAGAGAGATTACAACACCAACGtaatcgtataaataatataggtCCAAAAGTAGTGGCAGGACATGGAAAAATCAGTGCAGGCCGACAAGAATGTTTCAAGCTTGCAACAATTTGTTCAAGTTTAGGAAGTAGAATTCTAGGAAAAGAATACAA GGTACCTGAAGCTGGAGCACAACTTTTAGATAATCGATTGAAAGAAGTGGCTAATCACACGCGGCAACTTTCTCGGAAGAAAGTACCATTCATCGACATTCCCGAAATACACGAATCGACAAAATTGAACGAAGAAACTGCATCCATTGTACATACAGAGTTTACACAAATTGAAGACATGTCGTTAGAGAGGAGCAATCTGGATAATGTTGTTGATACAAACATTTTAAGTCCGGAGAAATATTCGCCAAGATCAGACGAAATTGAAAGCGATACAGCAGTAGAAACAACTATGATAAATGTAGAAGAAATAAGAGAAGAAGGTACCGTAGCATCAAGTAGCGTTGGCAACAATGTAGAAAGTTTACCTCAACAAAGTAATACCGAACGAGAAGTGTCTACTGAACAACCAGTTCCGAGTAGTCCCGCTGTTACTACTTCTAGTATTTCTAgttcgaaagaaattcaagaatcAGATCACAAAGAATCGTCAGAAGATACAATGGTAAGACCAAAATCAACCTTGGAATCTTGCGAccagaaaagaaattctacgAAATCTGAGGGAGAGCATCGAACCAAGAAGACGCTTTTACCCTATGAATCAATATTAACACATTTTAAAGTGCCAAG GAACACGAATCCCAATGGCGTCCTTTGTCCGTACGAGTTGATGGGTACTTGCAGTGATGGAGACTGTCAGTTTATTCATCAAAGAGACAGTCAAGCCAAGTAG